In a single window of the Desulfovibrio mangrovi genome:
- a CDS encoding SLBB domain-containing protein, whose protein sequence is MGRTDGCGGETGRFAAGEGSSVGEQIVDIIRNAGVVGAGGAGLPTHVKAAATVDTVLVNGASCEPLLMSDPYLLEAEIETVIRGLKAVMECTKATRGIICLKGKHGKAMAAVREAVARHAGEGLEAFELRDFYPAGDEHVLVHEVLGKTVPERGIPLQIGAVVSNVESLYNIALAMDGKPVTHRYLTITGEIAHPMVVKVPVGTLVSDVIAFAGGATIADYRVVDGGPMMGRVLPDVNQPVTKTTSGLILLPPDHTVVAGKVMDPVRMRRITNSVCCQCTRCTDLCPRNLLGHSLHPHKLMRIPDSLVASSPVAREALLCSECGICEKFACPMMVSPREVNAQIKKVLMREGAKWESSGKELVTNPFRASRQIPTMRLIQRLNIEKYYSHTEFGGEFTPSVVQIRLGQHIGAPAACVVAVGDKVLQGDLIGEIPEKAMGARIHASISGTVEAIADGVVTIRA, encoded by the coding sequence ATGGGTCGGACAGATGGATGCGGCGGCGAAACGGGCCGGTTTGCCGCCGGCGAGGGCAGTTCCGTGGGAGAACAGATAGTAGATATAATCAGGAATGCAGGCGTTGTCGGTGCTGGCGGCGCGGGGCTTCCGACACATGTAAAGGCTGCCGCCACGGTTGATACCGTGCTGGTGAACGGGGCCTCCTGTGAGCCGTTGCTCATGAGCGACCCCTACCTTCTGGAAGCCGAGATCGAGACCGTCATCCGCGGCCTGAAGGCCGTGATGGAATGTACCAAGGCCACCAGAGGCATCATCTGTCTCAAGGGCAAGCACGGCAAGGCCATGGCCGCCGTTCGCGAGGCCGTTGCGCGTCATGCCGGTGAAGGTCTTGAAGCCTTCGAACTCAGAGATTTCTACCCCGCAGGGGACGAGCATGTGCTCGTGCATGAAGTGCTGGGCAAGACCGTGCCTGAGCGCGGCATTCCCCTGCAGATCGGCGCGGTTGTGAGCAACGTGGAGTCGCTCTACAACATTGCGCTGGCCATGGACGGCAAGCCCGTCACCCATCGCTACCTCACCATCACCGGCGAAATCGCCCACCCCATGGTGGTGAAGGTGCCCGTGGGCACGCTCGTTTCCGACGTGATTGCGTTTGCAGGCGGTGCGACCATTGCCGATTACCGCGTAGTGGACGGCGGTCCCATGATGGGACGCGTGCTGCCGGACGTGAACCAGCCCGTGACCAAGACCACCAGCGGCCTCATTCTGCTGCCGCCAGACCACACCGTTGTGGCTGGCAAGGTCATGGATCCCGTGCGTATGCGTCGCATCACCAACTCCGTGTGCTGCCAGTGTACCCGCTGTACGGACCTGTGCCCCAGAAACCTGCTCGGGCACTCCCTGCATCCCCACAAGCTCATGCGTATTCCGGACAGCCTTGTGGCCTCCAGCCCCGTTGCCCGTGAAGCGCTGCTTTGTTCCGAATGCGGCATCTGCGAAAAGTTCGCCTGCCCCATGATGGTTTCCCCCCGCGAAGTGAACGCCCAGATCAAGAAGGTACTCATGCGCGAGGGCGCAAAGTGGGAATCCTCCGGCAAGGAACTGGTGACCAATCCCTTCCGCGCCAGCCGTCAGATTCCTACCATGCGGCTTATTCAGCGCCTCAATATTGAAAAGTACTACTCGCACACCGAGTTCGGCGGCGAGTTCACCCCCTCCGTGGTGCAGATCCGTCTTGGTCAGCACATCGGAGCCCCCGCCGCATGCGTTGTTGCCGTTGGCGACAAGGTGCTGCAGGGCGACCTCATCGGCGAGATTCCGGAAAAGGCCATGGGCGCGCGCATTCACGCGAGCATCAGCGGCACGGTAGAAGCCATCGCGGATGGCGTGGTAACCATCAGGGCTTAG